In Hallerella succinigenes, the following are encoded in one genomic region:
- a CDS encoding CidA/LrgA family protein, with protein sequence MRLLLQLALILSVCFIGDFLHRVCGIPLPGNILAMLILFLLLCTKLVKVDQIAEMSDFFLKRLPFFFLPPTIGILAVYGVLKGNLILFFLLSVLATIVTFAVTGKVTDIMVNVQKKRKKDA encoded by the coding sequence ATGCGTTTACTACTCCAATTAGCTCTGATTCTTTCCGTTTGCTTCATCGGAGATTTTCTTCACCGAGTTTGCGGAATCCCCCTGCCCGGTAATATTTTAGCCATGCTGATCCTCTTTTTGTTACTTTGTACAAAACTCGTCAAAGTGGATCAAATTGCAGAGATGTCGGATTTTTTCCTGAAGCGGCTCCCCTTCTTTTTTCTTCCGCCGACCATTGGCATTTTGGCCGTTTACGGTGTACTGAAGGGCAATTTGATCCTTTTCTTTTTGCTCAGCGTCCTTGCGACAATCGTTACGTTCGCCGTCACTGGCAAAGTCACCGACATTATGGTAAACGTCCAGAAAAAGAGGAAAAAAGATGCGTGA
- a CDS encoding LrgB family protein, translating to MREVLNTPFFGIVLTIVAYEVGVACSRKFKLSICNPMMIAAVLIIGFLLISGIKLETYNLGGDYISIFLGPATAVLAVPLYKQLDKLKAHLVPILIGILVGTLTSFAIVTLCAGIFQIEDVLKFSLLPKSITIPMGVELSKSIGGIPAITIASIVITGITGGVVAPIICRVCKIKHPVAQGIAVGTASHAVGTAKALEMGETQGAMSSLAIGVTGVITSVITPILLHLFAD from the coding sequence ATGCGTGAAGTTTTGAACACTCCTTTTTTTGGAATTGTCTTGACGATCGTCGCTTATGAAGTCGGCGTCGCCTGCAGTCGAAAATTCAAGCTTTCGATTTGCAACCCGATGATGATCGCTGCCGTTTTGATCATCGGCTTCTTACTCATCAGCGGAATCAAACTGGAAACTTATAATCTCGGCGGTGATTATATTTCGATTTTCCTTGGCCCTGCAACAGCAGTACTCGCCGTGCCGCTCTACAAGCAGCTCGATAAGCTGAAAGCGCATCTCGTTCCAATTTTGATCGGAATCCTCGTGGGAACCTTAACCTCTTTCGCCATTGTAACGCTCTGCGCAGGAATTTTCCAAATTGAAGACGTGTTAAAATTTTCACTTTTACCCAAGTCCATCACGATTCCGATGGGCGTTGAACTTTCGAAAAGCATCGGTGGCATCCCGGCGATTACAATCGCATCCATTGTGATTACAGGAATTACGGGCGGCGTCGTTGCCCCGATCATCTGCCGAGTCTGCAAAATCAAGCATCCCGTGGCGCAAGGCATTGCCGTGGGAACGGCTTCGCATGCAGTCGGCACTGCTAAAGCTTTGGAAATGGGTGAAACTCAAGGTGCGATGAGCTCCCTCGCCATTGGCGTTACAGGTGTCATCACCTCGGTCATCACACCCATTCTTTTACATCTTTTCGCAGACTAA